Proteins encoded together in one Anguilla anguilla isolate fAngAng1 chromosome 9, fAngAng1.pri, whole genome shotgun sequence window:
- the LOC118235107 gene encoding olfactory receptor 8D1-like has protein sequence METTTQDLSNFTRPVGFYIRGFYALKHGEYYFMFLAVIYVLTLVSNAILMLVICFTENLHTPKYMAVFSLSVVDVSFSSAIIPQAVHMYVFGSKFIYYDACLAQLFFADYFVSMEAYALCVLAYDRLIAICFPLRSNVLNTNCKMMLVIIVSWSIPLIMEVVMVAFIPPLAYCKSTIVNSFFCDHGPVFKIACGDYSKNWFMASFTTIALCFVPFGFIAVTYLFIIYAILNIKSSEGRWKAFQTCSTHLILVAIFFVPFLVTYIVAWVNVNIDTDIRILNTSLSGSIPPLLNPIIYSLKTEEILEQIKKYLRILKKTSPSS, from the coding sequence ATGGAGACAACAACACAAGACCTGAGCAACTTCACCCGCCCCGTCGGATTCTACATCAGAGGTTTCTACGCACTAAAACATGGAGAATACTACTTCATGTTTCTGGCGGTTATTTACGTCCTGACACTTGTGTCAAATGCAATCTTGATGTTGGTCATATGCTTCACAGAAAACCTCCACACCCCAAAGTACATGGCCGTGTTCAGTCTGTCAGTGGTGGACGTTAGTTTCAGCTCCGCTATAATTCCTCAAGCTGTTCATATGTATGTCTTTGGTTCAAAATTTATATATTACGACGCTTGCTTGGCACAACTGTTCTTCGCCGATTACTTCGTATCAATGGAAGCGTATGCTCTCTGCGTTCTGGCCTACGACAGGCTCATCGCCATTTGTTTCCCATTACGAAGCAATGTTTTAAATACCAACTGTAAAATGATGCTGGTTATTATTGTGTCGTGGTCAATACCGCTTATCATGGAAGTGGTGATGGTTGCCTTTATTCCCCCACTGGCGTACTGTAAATCGACGATTGTCAACAGCTTCTTCTGTGATCACGGCCCTGTCTTTAAGATCGCTTGCGGTGATTATTCTAAGAACTGGTTTATGGCAAGTTTTACCACGATAGCCTTGTGCTTTGTTCCTTTTGGCTTCATAGCTGTGACATACCTGTTTATAATTTATGCCATTTTGAACATTAAATCGTCGGAGGGTAGATGGAAAGCGTTTCAAACGTGTTCAACGCATTTAATTTTGGTTGCTATATTTTTCGTACCTTTTCTCGTAACTTACATCGTGGCTTGGGTTAATGTGAACATTGATACGGACATCAGAATTCTCAACACGTCTTTGTCCGGTTCTATCCCACCGCTTTTAAACCCAATTATATACTCTCTGAAAACCGAGGAGATATTggagcaaattaaaaagtacctgagaattctgaaaaaaacctCTCCTAGCAGTTGA